actttttcaaggggaaagtaattcaattaaagtaacttattacttagtaactagttacacccaacaccgGTACCCATATATCTTTGTAAGTATATATTACTTAAATGAAGAAGTGATGACTTCTGTTGGCTGGATAGATAAATTAACATATGGTCATTCTTGCAAAATTCAAGAACATTACCTTTCACCTCAAGGTCGACCTCTCCAAcctctttttttaaaactagGCATCatacttgcagactttttgaacgtttgcacagaaaacaaaacatgataaaatctgcagactttctgcaacaactccagactgaaaatctgggcaaaatctatctttggttggttggttggtggatcaaaaacaatgcattaactaaataaaaagcTTGTTGTAAGCAGAAAGATAAGCCAAGATGTCTTTTTCCAAAATACCCAAACTGTCCAGTGACGGTTCCCTCGAAAAGGTCAAAATACCATTTAGGTTCATAGTGAGGCAGACTTTCATCCTGATAACTAAACGAAGTGGCCTGTTTTTCAAACATGTAAGTGTTGCGTatatatcatacatttttatttatttagcatctCATTGCAACTTATGTGACTTCCTCTTTAGTAAAGATTTCTTTTACATATGTGTCTCAGTATAAATTCCGACTATGCTTTACTATTCAACAGCACCAAAGAGAGAAGTTGAAATGACAGAAGTAATTATTACAAGAGAACTACTCTTAAATGGTATGATGTTGGAAGTTGTGTCATTGATAGTTTCAGCAGAATCTACCCATCAGGTGTTGCAGGGGAGTATTTGGCAACTTTGCTTTAAATTCATCACTCTCTGTGCAAAGTGGAACACATTGAGGATTCTaggtttgcatttaatttgtaccAACAAGATTGCTTGCAATAATGTTAAGAACTTGATGaagctttatttgtatttgcgtgttcacatttgtttttcctCTAAATGAAAGGATGAATGTGTTGACCGGAGAGAAAATCCTTCTGCTTATTTTTCTGTTCAAAGGtctgtttattttctcactCTGTTAACAAAATCATTGTGCctacatttgattttaaaatgctttctgGTGAAAAATCCATAATTATGAATGTATTTTGGATgtgattttgcattttgtgtctGTGCGTTATAGGTATATCTTTAAAAGTCATACTGCCAAACAAGATTGATGCTCTGAGTGGATCCTGTGTGCTCATAAAGTGCATAAAGATAGACACCTCTACACCTTATGAGACCCCTGAAGGCATTTCCAGTATGTGGAGTCCGGATTTTAAAGGAAGTATAATCGGAAAATTAATGGAGGACAACTGTACAACAATCTTTAATGACATTAGTTCAAATCACGGTGGTACATATTACTACATGTACAAGATGAGGGGTAAAATGTATAATTCCAGCgtaattataaatgtaatcgGTGAGTAACTTATGTTTTTCATGACTAAATTTGTGTTAAATTATGTGTTGAATGTAATTCATTTGATTTCGCTTTTTTACTCTTGCTTTCATATAATAAGATAGAGTGTTCTACATAATAAATATGCATTCCTAATGCTTGAAACAGAAATGTCTGATGATAGCCTGGCAAAAGATATTCTTTCCTTACTTTCACATTTCGAAACATGAAgactcatttcattttttttaaagatggttAATGATGCGTTATTAATGCAATGAGACTAtacaatttaacaatgtctAAATACTTGTCGGGGTCATTGTTTAAACAGTATCATTCTATCTATTTTAGAGTCTCCTCCTCCACCCACATTGATGTTCTATTCAAAGAGGTGGTTACTGCTAAACAGCCCGGTGCTGGAGGGAAGCTCTGTGATTCTGAGCTGTTGGGCTAAGACTCTCTGCTCCTATCATCCGCCAGTTCTCACATGGAGCTCTTACCCCAAACTCCACCTCAGTGAGAGCAGCCGACAGCCGGATCAAACTCAGCTCATCTCTGATCTGAACTTCAACGTTACTCATCTTCATCACACAGTCAATTTCATCTGCACCATCACCTATCAGCTGAAGGACAAGAAGAAAACAGCACAGACCAATTACACTCTATATGTTCAGTGTaagattttatgtttatttttcctcaTTGAATAACACGTATAGcataaaaagtgaatataaaaagtttgaatgatataaaatagtaaatgcagtaaaaaaagTTGTATCTAAGGAAAGTACAGATTGGTTAAACAcattaataatgaatttaattcCATTTATTTCTCAATGGTTTTCAGATGCACCAAAAATGTCACCCTCTTCCAGTTGTAAAAGAGCTGATGTGACTGTCTGTTTCTGTGAGGTTCATGGGAACCCTTTTCCTAATCTTACATGGTTTATTTCTGATAATCCTGTCGCTAACTCCACGTGTACATCTGTCAGTGAAGAGCGATTGGATGACACAGTTTTGAGAAGCACTTTTACCCTATCTTACTTCCTCAAAACCGAACACAGTGTACAATGTGTAGCCACTAACATTTATGGCAATGCCAGCCGACAGTTTCATCTGGATCCACTCCCCAATGAGACTGCATGTGAGTTTCCATCCTAAAATTAATCTGTTACAAactctataaaataaaactgccaCAATAGagaataaactgtatttttgggTAAAGATATTAACTGTTATCAATGATATTAACTGTTATATTGATATTATCACATACAATTCAGGTAAAAGAAACAgtttctctctgtctgctgtGTCTTACTTCATGTGTATTATGTTTTCAGACTGTGCACATAAAACACTTTCACTCCTGATCACATTAGCACTGGTTGTCCTTCTTTATGCTCTCACTGTTGGAGCTGGCTTCTACAAAATTAAACAGTAGGTTattcaatttaataattttactgtaaatacagaTATAAATCTGAAATTAATTTATCATACGATTTACAGACTGTCCACCAAGCTGAAGGTAAGagtgttttcttaaaataaaaaccgTGATGttgatgataatgatgatatGATAATGATGACATCTCAGTGTTTTTGCTGCAGGCTAAAAGAGAAGCAGAAGCGCCCGCCTCAGTTCAATGCCCAAATTCCAACAATATTTATgagaatcttcatttttaaaaaggcaATTGTTACAAACGACAACCCGACACAAAGGAGGAAATGCAAAAAGGCTAATTTACCTAAGGgaaggtttatttaaatatttaaaagatgaTTTTGTGGAGGGGggaaaacaaagtaaataacCCAGAAGCGATTTCAGCCACATCGTCTGGTTTAGTTGAAGCGCCGCAACAGCTGTTATATCAGGAGTCCAAAACTGGGGGCAGGTGTACCCAACTCCGACTAACGAAAGAAACAAAAACGCCAAACAAATTAGCCACTAGATGAATGCAAACTCATTGTAACTTATATAAATGAATTGACATTACGTATGTAACAGCAatatacaaacacataaacatttaagaTGTACAGAATACACTCTTTTTTTACACAACCTCAGTTTAAGAGAGAACCATAAGACAATTGAATGTTGAACTAATTGTTTGAGTTTAGGGTGAGACTAAATACTAAATTGTTATGGTGGATACGGAagttacatttacgcatttggcagttATTAAGTTGTTAAGTAAAATCAGTAATGGATTTGGGTTTTGTTCATGAAAACAAGAATGAAATGCTAGAAAAAGCTCTCATCGAGATgatcacaaacatttttaagagcATTTTCAGAGAATTTAGATGGCCCCAGACATTATGTCAAGTGTGTGTTCTTACAAAAATTTTTATGTCCAAGATGATGTTCATTTGTATTGTGCCTTAGCATATTTAAACGTATTTGAGAGGCTTACCATGTGTTCTTACCAAATGAGACTGTCATAAGTAATTATTCAATTGTTTCTTACATCACTCGTTgcaattaataaaacattcattcatcAAACGTTGCCTCTCTTTTAGtagaaatagttttttttacattctcaatgtaatgaaatgtaaatgtaatgcaataaataaaaacttaccGTTGCCTAAGATACCAAGACCGTCATGGATCAAACTGTCCTAAAGACTTTCTGCAAACCTCCTTATCCCActgtaaaaaacacagatgatttctttatttgtcatcAACCATCAACATAATTACTTTAattcaaaacttttatttaaagagacataaAAACAAGCAGTGCTACGATAatgatttacttttatttatttattttaaaaagataagGTCTTGGCTTCTGTAAATGGCAGAAGATTTCAGATCAAGAGTCATATGGGGCcatttcccagacagggattgGTCTAAATCAGGATATCtattgtttttagaaaaaaatcattaaaacacttatatattttaagaaatgtcacaAAAGAATCTACATTATATAGGACTTCACTAATAAAGCTATACATAAATTacaataacaatgtttttttagctTCTTTGATGTAAAATGAGAAGCCATAAGTATTTTCAAAAGCAAACGTTTGCCGTATTAAATtctaattaatttaatttgtatcatttattatttaatgataCTTGCATGTGTATGTtcttatgaatacaaaatgaatatccACAGAACACCgtcatacagtatgtaaacacaaactttttttctggatgcgattaatcctTTGACAgtcctaaaatataaaaaatatttatcttaaTATATTTACTTATTGCATTTGACATGTTTTCTTATATTTGTACAGAAAATGCTTCCCTCATAAGTACAGACATCTACACACAACAGTCTCTTTCTTAATCTTTATTGAACAGTCACATTTGGTTTCTTATAAACATAgcaacaagaaaaacatgtttttcagtaTGAGGCACGTTCACACGTTGAAATGGATCGATTTGTGTTACTGGGCTGTCCATGACCATATCAAGCTCTAATGTTTTTCTACTATAACAAAGTAAGATGTCAGACCTCAGGCTCTTCCTGTCAACGTGTGTAGTTCTAGATCTGTTTAAGCTACAAAATCACCAGAATGTTGTTGCAGTAAAGGTCTGGCTATGCAAACTAGATAAGAGTATGATCAAATGCAAATCAGCAAAGGTAAGAATAAGGCAATACATCATGAATGTGGAGTGaagaacaatatttttctgttttataaatCCATTAACTAATAACCTGTGCACAAATTAGAATGGCAGAAGAGTGTTAAGTCAACAGTCAAACCGTTTCTATCTACTGCAGGGGCACAATGCACTCAAAATCACACGTACAGTCAAACACAGTCACACCCAAACGTACAGACACAAACTATGATTTTATAAACTTCCGGATGGGAGATGATATATTTGACTACATATAGTGTTGAAATGATGGAATATGTCCATGAATAGTgcacataaacatatatatcTCCTACAAAAGctacattttaaaaggtttcaGTATCTTGATAAGACTGAAATTTGGGTATAACTATAACAAAATCTTATCCATCTGTGAAACTTTCTCCAGCAAATCATTAAGTGTTATATcagtaaaacaaatgaattcatATCAGAGATTGTAATGGGCATATGCTCTAACAGGAATCAACACACCGCCAAAAAAATAGCAATATAATGTAACTGTTTCACGAGTAATCCATTTAAAGGAAAACTGCGTTTAGTATAAAACTGAACACATTGAGGGTACAAGAGAAGGTTTAAAGGCTCAGGTGGCATGCGGATGCTGGGCAGAGAGTCAAAAAGCATTTGTTCTTTTGCGCTTGCTGCAAGTCTTCATGGGATCCCAGGAGAGCCAGGATTTAATAATGACAGGCAGCATATATGGAGTAGAGATCTTGTTGGGGTGTGCGATCTCAGGAAACGCCTGGATGTGGCTGTAtttcttttctcagttcctttTTTTCCCTTTGAGGATAGATGGAGTTTTCTATAAGGCAATGACAGCACTGTAGGTTTTCACAACAGTTATGATGTAGGACTGTTGCTTGACTTTGGATGTTTAATGTAAGAAACATGAGTGGTTTGATAGCTTTAGTGTAAACTGAAAAAGACAATCGTGTCTGAGGTCCAGAATGTATCGAAAGTCAAATAGTTCTGGGgctgtgttttaaatataagaaaaaGCACCAAAAACACGCAGGTAAGGTTCACAGTGGGATTAGTTTTTTTTGGAAATTCAGCTTAAACTCTTCgttttgcttcatttttctGCCTtgctctgttttcttttttctgctgtTCAGTAACTTCTCAATGAGGatatattatgtttaattaaCCATTTCGTTGAATTTCTGTGAGGCCCCCAAAGAGTTTTAGTTCTGTCTAGGTTTTTTGTCTGGTTACCAATAATATTGTAAAGGTTGCACGTCTCAATCGCTTGCTTAGAGATATTGGTTTATGTTAATGTGTGCGCGACGGCTAACGGCCGACGCTGATGTTGCAGGTCTTGCAGCTGGGGTCTTTCTTGGCATTGACAGTAGATAAGCTCATTTGAGAGACGCTCATTTGAGAGACGTTTCCCAGTTCCAGTGGAACCGGCTCTGTATAAATCAGCTCCAGGATGACATCCTGTGCGTGCCGGAATTCCACACGCCCGTCCTCCCCAGAGACGCGTGTTAGGAAACGGTTGTTGGTTACGTCCAGCTCTGGCAGGCGTTCGCTGCAATACAAGTCTCCGCTGGAGCCCCGGGGAGCAAGAACCAGGATAACGTAATGATAGGCAGTgtacatacaataaaagtccCCGAAGTAGACACGCGTGTCAGGAGTGAAAAGAGTCTCCGCAGGCACCTGGAAGTGAAAGCGGCCGTACGGGGAATCCTTTGGAGGCTGACCTGTGTTGAACTCAGTGTTACAGCTGAAGATAATCCCTTCCAGTTTACCACTGAGAGGTGAACCGTGACTGCCACTGTTATCCTTAACTGAGGGCATCATTCGACCACCAAGCACATCTctgagagagcaagagagagagagagacagagaggcagAAACACCCAAATTTTaaattcactcaaaaataaaaattctgtcatcatttattcacgctCATGAGGTTtaaaaaacctgtatatgactctttcttctgtggaacacaaaagaagatattttgagaaatgtggtttaaaTCAATGGGGACATATTTTGATTTgttatattcttcaaaatatgtgttctgcagaacagagaaagtcatacaggtttaaaatgacacgagTGTGAAGAAATTATagtaaaggggtcatatggcgagaatacgtgtttttctggatctttagtgtgttataagttgcccatgcatgtattagacacttaaaattgcaaaaactaaagtgtcggaacaaaagatgcattctatctataAGCGAAtcctcacccagacctgcctggaatgccttgtgtaaccacacccccacaaatctacttcagttcatggtatgatttgactaacaccgcccaaatgtaaacgcagGTAAGGTGGGGTAACTGTCAGTACAATTTCtctggaacctgatgttccaaatatggtaagaggtgttacatttccgtcacacgcttgcatttTCGCagtggttaactggccaatcatagcacacctcacttttcagagcgataggctttgtaaaaaatctgtgtgtttcaggtaGGCGGGGCAAAGGGGAGATACAAaaatgcacggtatgtggaaaatacagcattatttaaccttaaatcgtttatacacattacattccatctaaaacaaacaataaaattagttttagcctttaaataaaagaatacaATTACTACTCCACAAGATGGCACTGTTTTCCTTTTAAGATTAGTCTATAGGTTGGGAGCAAACAAGGACCTTTCATCACATCATCCCACACCCTCCCTTTCACACAGCGAAGTCATTTCAGTATGAAGATTTTTTCCTGAGTCACCTGCAATGTTGGAAGTACTCCTCATGCTGATTCCGGTAAAACACAGAGAACTTCAGCATCCTGCCAGCGATGACTTCAGCCTTCTGAAGCAACTGCGTCAAATGGACCGAGGAATAATCTgcaaacataaatacaaatgtgcTTATTTGTCACCAATCGATCACTCTTGATCTTCTCAATGAGACCAATGCTAACCACACAAGATCTGCCCAGAAATGCAACTTgttaaattaaagggatagttaacccaataaaaaatattgttatttcaagcctgtatgactctctttctatcacagaacacaaaagaggatattttggagtagtacccattgacttgcattggttttgtgtccatacaatagaaataaatgggtaccgctgttgtttggttatcaacattcttcaaaatatcttcttttgtgttatggtgaagaaagaaagtcaaacagatgacagaattttcctttgtGGCTGAATTATCTCTTTAAGTTTTGATTATGCATATAGATTGTTTATTCTGCCTTGAACGTGTAGAAGGTTAAATGTCACTATGAATCTCTTCATAAACCTCATTTACAGTAtgattttaagaataaaatttATAGAATATAAAGTACTGTGTGAAGTGggttttctttatattatgtacagtatatattctttaaatatatatattatttttatgctACTATGGATACTTTACTGTTATGTATAACTGACAATTCTTATTACAATTTGATATGTGCAGTGTACAAAATGTACTTTCATATTATACtctatttttacataaatatatttctaaagctttttttcacataataaaaagcaatatacaaataaaacaaaattaaatgtgtTGACTACCTGCTGTACAGAACTCAACAATGTCACTCCATTCTGATATAGCGTAGTCTCCATCGCTCTGTTTGGATGCAGTTTGCACAGCAACTGTGTAT
The sequence above is drawn from the Triplophysa dalaica isolate WHDGS20190420 chromosome 15, ASM1584641v1, whole genome shotgun sequence genome and encodes:
- the LOC130436715 gene encoding uncharacterized protein LOC130436715 gives rise to the protein MNVLTGEKILLLIFLFKGISLKVILPNKIDALSGSCVLIKCIKIDTSTPYETPEGISKSPPPPTLMFYSKRWLLLNSPVLEGSSVILSCWAKTLCSYHPPVLTWSSYPKLHLSESSRQPDQTQLISDLNFNVTHLHHTVNFICTITYQLKDKKKTAQTNYTLYVQYAPKMSPSSSCKRADVTVCFCEVHGNPFPNLTWFISDNPVANSTCTSVSEERLDDTVLRSTFTLSYFLKTEHSVQCVATNIYGNASRQFHLDPLPNETAYCAHKTLSLLITLALVVLLYALTVGAGFYKIKQLSTKLKAKREAEAPASVQCPNSNNIYENLHF
- the phyhipla gene encoding phytanoyl-CoA 2-hydroxylase interacting protein-like a codes for the protein MEAPGLAHAMASPLSPRDGMVKNVSLESLQLCERDGKADDSGVVGIEELPVPRNIKISNITCDSFKIFWDMEPHTTEKITHYFIDLNKKETKNSNKFKHKDVPTKLVAKAVPLPMTVRGHWFLSPRTEYTVAVQTASKQSDGDYAISEWSDIVEFCTADYSSVHLTQLLQKAEVIAGRMLKFSVFYRNQHEEYFQHCRDVLGGRMMPSVKDNSGSHGSPLSGKLEGIIFSCNTEFNTGQPPKDSPYGRFHFQVPAETLFTPDTRVYFGDFYCMYTAYHYVILVLAPRGSSGDLYCSERLPELDVTNNRFLTRVSGEDGRVEFRHAQDVILELIYTEPVPLELGNVSQMSVSQMSLSTVNAKKDPSCKTCNISVGR